TAAGGTTTCCCGTGAAGGGCGTTTACCACCTGCTCCGCGAGAATGACCGATACCGCCTTCTGCCCCTCTTTGGTGTTCGCCCCGATATGAGGCGTGGCGATCACATTTTCCAACTCGAGAAGCTTATTATTGACGGGCGGCTCTTTTTCAAACACATCGACCCCGGCAGCGGCTATTTTGCCTGATTGCAGCCCTTCATAAAGGGCCCTTTCATTCACGATCCCGCCGCGGGCACAATTGATGAAAATCACGCCCTCTTTCATTACCCCTATTTCTTTTTCCGTAATCATATTTCGTGTCAATGAGGTAAGAGGGGTATGGAAGGTTACTATATCCACTTCCTTGAGTACGGCGGTCAGGCTGTCGTAAAGCTGAACTCCCAGGGAATCGGCTTTGCTTTTTTTAATGTAGGGATCATAGGAGATCACCCTCATGCCGAAGCTTTTTGCCCTTATGGCCACATTGCTCCCTATTCTGCCTAATCCCACAATGCCCAAGGTCTTGTTGTAAAGCTCGATACCCATGAACTTCTTTCTGTCCCATTTGCCGGATTTCAATGATTGATTGGCAAGGGGAATTTTGCGCGCCGCCGAAAGCATGATGCCCATGGTGAGCTCCGTGGCGGCGAGGGTGTTGCCCGTAGGAGCGTTC
This genomic stretch from Syntrophorhabdaceae bacterium harbors:
- the serA gene encoding phosphoglycerate dehydrogenase, with protein sequence MKQFKVLVTDNIAQEGINILERDGEIDVDVKVGIKNHELKEIIGNYDAIVTRSGTTVTADLVENPGKLRIIGRAGVGVDNIDIEAASKKGIIVMNAPTGNTLAATELTMGIMLSAARKIPLANQSLKSGKWDRKKFMGIELYNKTLGIVGLGRIGSNVAIRAKSFGMRVISYDPYIKKSKADSLGVQLYDSLTAVLKEVDIVTFHTPLTSLTRNMITEKEIGVMKEGVIFINCARGGIVNERALYEGLQSGKIAAAGVDVFEKEPPVNNKLLELENVIATPHIGANTKEGQKAVSVILAEQVVNALHGKP